A DNA window from Actinomycetota bacterium contains the following coding sequences:
- a CDS encoding DegT/DnrJ/EryC1/StrS family aminotransferase, whose protein sequence is MPELAMNGGTPVRATSYPSWPVCDERDVEAVTTVVKSGYWGGFPEPGPNAERFEDAFAAYQGARHGVLMANGTVTMEVALKALGIGWGDEVIVPALTFAATAYAPMASGAVPVIVDVEPRTWTIDPDQVEAAITDRTRAIMPVHLGHQMADMDRLEGIARRHGLAVVEDCAHAPGQQWRGRGAGCIGEFGSFSHQSSKILTSGEGGTLLTNDDDLARRAHSIVDCGRAKDPDEKEFTFGANYRLGELHAALLVVGMERFPEQQRERAEAGKELERLLADVPGVRVMPADERITRWSFYNYIFAIDPDSFGGRTNEVVCAALEAEGIPAEVQYPPMSRYELFQTSLSRLPVAVEHADRLDPQRMSFPVAEAAGLRESVYLMENVFRDGSRGVQDVVEALTKVQRNADELPA, encoded by the coding sequence ATGCCCGAGCTGGCGATGAACGGCGGCACACCCGTCAGGGCCACGTCCTACCCCTCGTGGCCCGTTTGCGACGAACGTGACGTCGAGGCGGTCACGACCGTGGTCAAGAGTGGGTACTGGGGAGGGTTCCCCGAGCCCGGTCCGAACGCCGAGCGTTTCGAGGACGCGTTCGCCGCGTACCAGGGCGCGCGGCACGGCGTCCTGATGGCGAACGGCACCGTCACGATGGAGGTGGCGCTCAAGGCGCTCGGCATCGGCTGGGGCGACGAGGTGATCGTTCCCGCCCTGACGTTCGCGGCGACGGCCTACGCGCCGATGGCGTCGGGAGCGGTCCCGGTCATCGTGGATGTCGAGCCGCGGACGTGGACGATCGATCCGGACCAGGTCGAGGCGGCGATCACCGACCGAACGCGCGCCATCATGCCCGTCCACCTCGGCCATCAGATGGCGGACATGGACCGGCTCGAGGGGATCGCGCGACGCCACGGCCTCGCCGTCGTCGAGGACTGCGCGCACGCGCCGGGACAGCAGTGGCGCGGTCGCGGCGCGGGGTGCATCGGAGAGTTCGGCTCGTTCAGCCACCAGTCCTCGAAGATCCTCACCTCAGGCGAGGGCGGCACGCTCCTCACCAACGACGACGACCTCGCCAGGCGCGCGCACTCGATCGTGGACTGCGGTCGAGCGAAGGACCCGGACGAGAAGGAGTTCACGTTCGGCGCGAACTACCGGTTGGGCGAGCTCCACGCCGCGCTCCTGGTGGTCGGCATGGAACGGTTCCCCGAACAGCAGCGCGAGCGGGCCGAGGCGGGGAAGGAACTGGAGCGATTGCTCGCTGACGTCCCGGGCGTCCGCGTCATGCCGGCCGACGAACGGATCACCCGATGGAGCTTCTACAACTACATCTTCGCCATCGATCCAGACTCGTTCGGCGGCCGGACGAACGAGGTCGTGTGCGCAGCGCTCGAGGCCGAGGGCATCCCGGCCGAGGTCCAGTACCCGCCGATGAGCCGGTACGAGCTGTTCCAGACGTCGCTTTCGCGGCTGCCCGTCGCCGTCGAGCATGCCGATCGGTTGGATCCGCAGCGGATGTCATTTCCCGTTGCCGAGGCGGCGGGCCTGCGCGAATCCGTGTACCTGATGGAGAACGTGTTCCGCGACGGCTCCCGCGGCGTCCAGGACGTCGTCGAAGCGCTGACCAAGGTGCAGCGGAACGCCGACGAGCTGCCCGCCTAG
- a CDS encoding 6-phospho-beta-glucosidase: MPADVGVKIAVVGGGSTYTPELVEGFVTRDDRLTVDELVLLDVDAKRLDVVGGLADRMLRRAGWTGTLVRTSRRDEALDGAQFVIVQLRVGGQAARLNDETIPLRFGCVGQETTGPGGFAKALRTVPVVLELAEEIERRGAPGAWLVDFTNPTGLITQSLLDRGHRALGLCNVAINMQRGVAKQLGVEPERVQLEHVGLNHLSWERAVFVDGVDRLPELLGTDMDSVAEQSEMPAELLAALRAVPSSYLHYYYFTNEVLERQRSGGTRAEEVMRIEAGLLELYRDPSLDVKPKLLEQRGGAYYSDAAAALVASLHAGTGDVQVVDVRNDGAIPNLPTDAVVEVAATIDHDGAHPLHVAPLAPEMLGLVEHAKAYELLTIDAATSGDRVLALKALMTNPLVGGYDVARPLLDALLEANREHLPRFFPN; encoded by the coding sequence ATGCCCGCCGACGTGGGCGTCAAGATCGCGGTCGTCGGTGGCGGGAGCACGTACACGCCCGAGCTGGTCGAGGGCTTCGTCACCCGTGACGACCGTTTGACGGTCGACGAGCTCGTTCTCCTCGATGTGGACGCCAAACGCCTCGACGTCGTGGGCGGTCTCGCTGATCGGATGCTCCGCCGCGCGGGGTGGACCGGGACGCTCGTCCGGACGTCGCGGCGCGACGAGGCGCTCGACGGGGCGCAGTTCGTCATCGTGCAGCTCCGCGTCGGCGGCCAGGCTGCGCGGCTGAACGACGAGACGATCCCTTTGCGGTTCGGCTGCGTTGGGCAGGAGACCACCGGGCCGGGAGGGTTCGCCAAGGCGCTCCGAACCGTTCCGGTCGTGCTCGAGCTCGCGGAGGAGATCGAGCGCCGTGGGGCGCCGGGGGCCTGGCTCGTCGACTTCACCAACCCGACGGGGTTGATCACGCAGTCGCTTCTCGACAGGGGACACCGCGCCCTGGGGCTGTGCAACGTGGCGATCAACATGCAGCGGGGGGTCGCGAAGCAACTGGGCGTGGAGCCCGAACGCGTCCAGCTCGAGCACGTCGGGCTGAACCACCTGTCGTGGGAGCGAGCAGTGTTCGTCGACGGCGTCGACCGGTTGCCCGAGCTGCTCGGCACCGATATGGACAGCGTCGCGGAGCAGAGCGAGATGCCCGCCGAGCTGCTCGCCGCGCTCCGAGCCGTGCCCAGCTCGTACTTGCACTACTACTACTTCACGAACGAGGTGCTCGAGCGCCAGCGTTCGGGAGGCACTCGCGCCGAGGAGGTCATGCGGATCGAGGCCGGGCTGCTCGAGCTGTACCGCGATCCGTCGCTCGACGTGAAGCCGAAGCTGCTCGAGCAACGCGGCGGCGCCTATTACAGCGACGCGGCGGCGGCGCTCGTCGCCTCGTTGCACGCCGGCACGGGGGACGTGCAGGTGGTCGACGTCCGCAACGACGGCGCGATCCCCAACCTGCCGACCGACGCGGTGGTGGAGGTTGCCGCGACGATCGACCACGACGGCGCGCACCCCCTCCACGTCGCCCCGCTCGCCCCTGAGATGCTCGGCCTCGTCGAGCACGCGAAGGCGTACGAGCTCCTCACGATCGACGCCGCGACGTCCGGCGACCGTGTTCTCGCGCTCAAGGCGCTGATGACTAACCCCCTCGTCGGTGGCTACGACGTCGCCCGCCCGCTGCTCGACGCGCTCCTCGAAGCCAACCGCGAGCACTTGCCGCGGTTCTTCCCGAACTAG
- the ugpC gene encoding sn-glycerol-3-phosphate ABC transporter ATP-binding protein UgpC, with protein sequence MARIVLENVTKVFGDDVIAVDDVSLEIGDGEFMVLVGPSGCGKSTILRIVAGLEDVTAGEVNIGDTQVTDLPPKERDIAMVFQNYALYPHMTVEQNIGFGLRLSRRPKDEIRRRVHDVATTLGLERLLERKPAELSGGQRQRVAMGRAMVREPQAFLMDEPLSNLDAKLRVQMRAELARLHERLGTTTLYVTHDQVEAMTLGHRVAVLRDGMLQQIDTPQNLYSRPANLFVAAFIGSPPMNLVEATVSDGRVAFGEHEIALPNGLPDAAGGTVILGIRPADFEDADVWHDARRPTIEVTAEVTEELGSEMNVIFPVQAPPVLTEDTLAAATDVEDDAVQLMAEIHERARFCARVDARSKIRPGATARLSVDPGRFHFFDPATGQALERARAMSASV encoded by the coding sequence ATGGCGCGGATCGTCCTCGAGAACGTAACGAAAGTCTTCGGCGATGACGTCATCGCGGTCGACGACGTCTCGCTCGAGATCGGCGACGGCGAGTTCATGGTGTTGGTCGGTCCCTCTGGGTGCGGCAAGTCCACGATCCTGCGGATCGTCGCCGGGCTGGAGGACGTCACGGCCGGCGAGGTCAACATCGGTGACACGCAGGTCACGGACCTGCCACCGAAGGAACGCGACATCGCGATGGTGTTCCAGAACTACGCGTTGTATCCGCATATGACCGTAGAGCAGAACATTGGGTTCGGCCTGAGGCTGTCGCGGCGACCCAAGGACGAGATCCGACGGCGCGTTCACGACGTCGCGACGACCCTCGGGCTGGAGCGGTTGCTCGAACGCAAGCCGGCGGAGCTCTCGGGGGGCCAACGGCAGCGCGTCGCGATGGGACGCGCGATGGTGCGCGAACCGCAAGCCTTCCTCATGGACGAGCCGCTGTCGAACCTCGACGCCAAGCTCCGCGTTCAGATGCGCGCCGAGCTCGCCCGGCTTCACGAGCGTCTGGGGACGACGACGCTCTACGTCACGCACGACCAGGTCGAGGCTATGACGCTCGGCCACCGGGTCGCCGTCCTGCGAGACGGGATGTTGCAGCAAATCGACACGCCGCAGAACCTGTACTCGCGTCCTGCCAACCTGTTCGTGGCGGCGTTCATCGGTTCGCCGCCCATGAACCTGGTGGAGGCGACCGTCTCCGATGGAAGGGTCGCGTTCGGCGAACACGAGATTGCGCTCCCGAACGGGCTCCCGGACGCCGCCGGTGGGACCGTGATCCTGGGGATCCGACCGGCCGACTTCGAGGACGCGGACGTCTGGCACGACGCGCGCCGCCCCACCATCGAGGTGACCGCCGAGGTCACCGAGGAGCTCGGCTCGGAGATGAATGTCATCTTCCCGGTCCAGGCGCCTCCGGTCCTGACCGAGGACACGCTGGCCGCGGCGACCGACGTGGAAGACGACGCCGTGCAGCTCATGGCGGAGATCCACGAGCGAGCTCGCTTCTGCGCGCGAGTCGACGCCAGGAGCAAGATCCGCCCCGGCGCTACCGCTCGCCTGTCCGTGGATCCGGGGCGGTTCCACTTCTTCGATCCCGCCACCGGCCAGGCGCTCGAGCGCGCTCGCGCGATGTCGGCGTCGGTGTGA
- the mug gene encoding G/U mismatch-specific DNA glycosylase: MARRTGSAAHQREVPWKPTREQLAAARGATVPDVLAPGLDVLFVGINPGLYSGAVGHHFARPGNRFWKALHASGFTDRVLSPFDERDLLKLGAGVTNIVDSATATADELSRDELRAGTHALELRVRRARPRVVAFLGIGAYRAAFGRPKAQLGPQDETFGGARVWVLPNPSGLNASYQVPALAAWLRKLRHAVRDDLT; this comes from the coding sequence ATGGCTCGCCGAACGGGCTCGGCCGCCCACCAGCGGGAGGTTCCATGGAAGCCGACGCGCGAACAGCTCGCGGCCGCACGCGGCGCGACGGTGCCGGACGTGCTCGCGCCGGGACTCGACGTGCTGTTCGTCGGGATCAATCCGGGGCTGTACTCGGGCGCGGTCGGGCACCATTTCGCACGTCCCGGCAACCGATTCTGGAAAGCGTTGCACGCGAGCGGGTTCACGGATCGCGTCCTTTCGCCGTTCGACGAGCGCGATCTACTGAAACTCGGGGCCGGCGTCACCAACATCGTCGACAGCGCGACTGCGACAGCGGACGAGCTGTCGCGTGACGAGCTGCGGGCGGGCACACACGCGCTCGAGCTGCGGGTCCGGCGGGCGCGACCTCGTGTCGTGGCCTTCCTCGGCATCGGCGCGTACCGTGCCGCGTTCGGTCGGCCGAAGGCCCAACTCGGGCCGCAGGACGAGACGTTCGGCGGAGCTCGCGTCTGGGTGCTTCCCAACCCGAGCGGGCTGAACGCGTCGTACCAGGTCCCCGCGCTCGCGGCGTGGCTCCGCAAGCTGCGACATGCAGTTCGGGACGACCTCACGTGA
- a CDS encoding polysaccharide deacetylase family protein, whose protein sequence is MIRVALTFDAEHPDRSAWSQVNAGRILDELAAAGVRCTFFVQSRWAEAEPVVARRIAAEGHLIGNHSAYHARMTLLSDDGVRADVAHAERTIATITGADTKPWFRCPFGDGYDDDRVLSLLDGIGYRNVHWNVEPSDWEPSRTAGDVAHDTTARALERGDGAVVLLHTWPDATSGAIASIVDGLTRAGATLVTVDELDALP, encoded by the coding sequence GTGATACGCGTCGCCCTCACCTTCGACGCGGAGCACCCGGACCGATCGGCGTGGTCGCAAGTGAACGCCGGGCGCATCCTCGACGAGCTCGCGGCGGCCGGCGTCCGATGCACGTTCTTCGTCCAGTCGCGATGGGCTGAAGCCGAGCCGGTCGTCGCTCGACGGATCGCGGCCGAAGGCCACCTGATCGGCAACCACTCCGCGTACCACGCGCGGATGACGTTGCTCAGCGACGACGGCGTTCGGGCAGATGTCGCGCATGCCGAGCGCACGATCGCGACGATCACCGGGGCCGACACGAAGCCGTGGTTCCGCTGCCCGTTCGGCGACGGCTACGACGACGATCGCGTGCTCTCGCTCCTCGACGGGATCGGCTATCGGAACGTGCACTGGAACGTCGAGCCGTCGGACTGGGAGCCGTCGCGAACGGCCGGCGATGTTGCCCACGACACAACCGCTCGCGCGCTCGAACGCGGAGACGGCGCGGTCGTCCTCCTTCATACGTGGCCAGACGCCACGTCGGGGGCGATCGCCTCGATCGTCGACGGCCTCACCCGCGCGGGCGCGACGCTCGTCACCGTCGACGAGCTGGACGCTCTGCCGTGA
- a CDS encoding BadF/BadG/BcrA/BcrD ATPase family protein, which translates to MKPAAVLAIDGGGSKMDAVVLGADGELLGSARVPPVGSDGRDPDYLERLEAAVNAVFDAVGLDPSSGPVARVGVFCVAGADLSADERRILKWLRARKWTDDTLLRNDTFAVLRAGTDRTWGVGIVCGFGTNCAAVAPDGRTFRLPALGWIAGDWGGGSDLGEKAVWHTMRAHDGRGKRTVLATAVPVHFGLRGPHQVMEALYSGEIGVQRVATLAPVVFRVAAEGDLVARSLVERQADEVATMAGAAIKKLRMSKLDVDVVLGGGIFRNGYRPFFERIENGVRSVAPAANVSVLMVPPVVGAALLGLDRLDAPSQTKERVRRALTHDALAAGRRSGR; encoded by the coding sequence GTGAAACCGGCGGCGGTTCTGGCGATCGACGGCGGCGGCTCGAAGATGGACGCGGTCGTCCTGGGGGCCGACGGCGAGCTGCTCGGTTCGGCTCGCGTGCCCCCTGTCGGGAGCGACGGCCGTGATCCCGACTACCTGGAGCGACTGGAAGCGGCCGTCAACGCGGTGTTCGACGCGGTGGGACTCGATCCGTCGAGCGGCCCTGTCGCGCGCGTGGGCGTGTTCTGCGTCGCCGGGGCCGACCTCTCCGCCGACGAGCGGCGAATCCTCAAGTGGCTCCGAGCGCGAAAGTGGACCGACGACACGCTGCTTCGCAACGACACGTTCGCGGTCCTTCGCGCGGGCACGGACCGAACGTGGGGCGTGGGCATAGTCTGTGGGTTCGGCACGAACTGCGCGGCGGTCGCACCCGATGGACGAACCTTCCGATTGCCGGCGCTCGGGTGGATCGCCGGCGACTGGGGCGGCGGTTCGGACCTGGGCGAGAAAGCCGTCTGGCACACGATGCGCGCGCACGACGGTCGCGGGAAGCGGACCGTCCTGGCAACCGCGGTTCCGGTGCACTTCGGGCTGAGGGGACCTCATCAGGTCATGGAGGCGCTGTACTCGGGCGAGATCGGCGTGCAGCGGGTGGCGACGCTCGCCCCGGTGGTGTTCCGGGTCGCAGCGGAGGGTGATCTGGTGGCGCGATCGCTCGTCGAGCGCCAGGCGGACGAGGTGGCCACGATGGCCGGCGCCGCGATCAAGAAGCTTCGAATGTCGAAACTCGACGTCGACGTGGTCTTGGGAGGCGGCATCTTCCGAAACGGCTATCGACCGTTCTTCGAGCGGATCGAGAACGGCGTCCGGTCGGTCGCTCCCGCGGCGAACGTCTCGGTGCTGATGGTGCCGCCCGTCGTCGGGGCCGCGCTGCTGGGGCTCGATCGCCTCGATGCGCCGAGCCAGACGAAGGAACGCGTCCGACGTGCGCTGACCCACGACGCGCTGGCGGCTGGACGACGAAGTGGCCGATGA